A DNA window from Niabella yanshanensis contains the following coding sequences:
- a CDS encoding bifunctional 2-methylcitrate dehydratase/aconitate hydratase has translation MSSYISNERPQPDQVLADIADYVLNYEIRSELALKTAYYCLLDTLGCGFEALTYPACTKLLGPVIPGTIVPNGAKVPGTSYQLDPIQAAFNIGAIIRWLDFNDTWLAAEWGHPSDNLGGILATADWLSRTNIAEGKEPLTMLQVLHAMVMAHEVQGVLALENSFNRVGLDHVILVKVASTAVVGKLIGLNREELINAVSLAFVDGQSLRTYRHAPNTGSRKSWAAGDATSRAVRLALIAQTGEMGYPSVLTAKTWGFYDVSFKGNPFTFQRAYGTYVMEHILFKISFPAEFHSQTAVEAAMTLHDRLNALRKTTADIKRIIIRTHEAAIRIIDKKGPLNNPADRDHCIQYMVAVPLIFGQLTAADYEDVVAADERIDVLREKIFCVQDTQFTLDYHDPEKRSIANALTVELNDGTLLDEVVVEYPIGHKRRREEGIPKLIEKFKINVARIFEGTQQEQILKTGLDYNALIPMKVNEFVDMMAK, from the coding sequence GCTGATTATGTTTTAAACTATGAAATTAGAAGTGAACTCGCTTTAAAAACGGCGTATTACTGCCTGCTCGATACCCTGGGTTGTGGCTTTGAAGCCCTGACTTACCCTGCCTGTACGAAATTGTTGGGCCCGGTAATACCCGGAACCATTGTGCCCAACGGCGCTAAAGTACCCGGCACCAGTTATCAGCTCGACCCCATACAGGCTGCATTTAATATAGGCGCTATTATTCGCTGGCTCGATTTTAATGATACCTGGTTAGCAGCAGAGTGGGGGCACCCCTCCGACAATCTGGGAGGTATATTGGCTACAGCCGACTGGTTATCGCGTACCAACATTGCTGAAGGCAAAGAGCCCTTAACCATGCTACAGGTATTGCATGCCATGGTGATGGCCCATGAAGTGCAGGGCGTATTGGCGCTTGAAAACTCTTTTAACAGGGTAGGTCTCGATCATGTAATATTGGTGAAGGTAGCTTCTACTGCTGTTGTAGGTAAACTGATAGGATTAAACAGGGAAGAACTCATTAATGCGGTTTCCCTGGCTTTTGTGGATGGCCAATCTTTACGTACCTACAGGCATGCTCCCAACACCGGCAGCCGTAAGTCCTGGGCTGCGGGCGATGCCACTTCCAGGGCGGTGCGTCTGGCTTTAATTGCACAAACCGGTGAAATGGGGTATCCCTCAGTGCTTACCGCTAAGACCTGGGGATTTTATGATGTATCCTTCAAAGGAAATCCTTTCACTTTTCAAAGAGCATACGGCACGTACGTGATGGAACATATCCTGTTTAAAATATCGTTCCCGGCAGAATTTCATTCCCAAACTGCGGTAGAGGCGGCTATGACGCTTCATGACCGGTTAAACGCCTTAAGAAAAACCACAGCCGATATTAAGCGGATCATCATCCGTACCCATGAGGCAGCGATACGCATTATCGATAAAAAAGGTCCCTTGAATAACCCGGCAGACCGCGATCATTGCATTCAATACATGGTAGCCGTTCCATTGATCTTCGGGCAGTTAACTGCTGCTGATTATGAAGATGTGGTGGCAGCCGATGAAAGAATTGATGTTTTGAGAGAGAAGATATTTTGTGTGCAGGATACTCAGTTTACATTGGATTATCACGACCCTGAAAAAAGATCTATAGCCAATGCATTGACGGTTGAATTGAACGATGGCACTCTGCTGGATGAAGTGGTGGTAGAATACCCGATCGGGCATAAACGCAGGAGAGAAGAGGGGATTCCCAAGTTGATAGAGAAATTTAAGATCAATGTAGCCCGCATTTTCGAAGGAACACAGCAGGAGCAGATCTTAAAAACGGGACTCGATTATAATGCATTGATACCGATGAAGGTGAACGAGTTTGTAGATATGATGGCAAAGTAA
- a CDS encoding ATP-binding protein translates to MIVRDLQKLIVDSFHKGKAILIFGARQVGKSTLVEQLLKKKDYLYLNGDDADVREIFANATSTQLKTIANKKTLVFIDEAQRIPNIGLTLKIFTDRLKQVQVIATGSSAFELTAQVNEPLTGRKFEFMLYPLSFNEMVQHHGLLEEKRLLEQRMIYGYYPEIVSSAGNEKRLLKLLANSYLYKDLLMLEQIKKPLLLSKLLKALALQLGSEVSYQEIAQLVDSDYKTVDKYIDLLEKAFVVFRLPALSRNVRNEIKKGKKIYFYDCGIRNAVLNNFKLLNERTDTGALWENYIISERIKFLSNHEREAAHYFWRTTQQQEIDLVEETNEGMAAYEFKWSKNARARFSSTFITNYPGTSSKVITPDNMEDFLLPS, encoded by the coding sequence ATGATCGTGAGAGATTTGCAAAAATTGATTGTAGACAGTTTCCATAAGGGAAAAGCCATTCTTATATTTGGTGCAAGACAGGTAGGCAAATCTACCCTTGTAGAACAGTTACTAAAAAAAAAGGACTACTTGTACCTTAATGGCGATGATGCAGATGTAAGAGAAATTTTTGCTAATGCCACCTCTACCCAATTAAAAACTATAGCTAATAAGAAGACTCTTGTATTTATCGATGAAGCGCAGCGCATTCCAAACATAGGCCTCACACTAAAAATATTTACCGACCGGCTTAAGCAAGTACAGGTTATAGCTACGGGGTCTTCAGCATTTGAGCTCACCGCACAGGTAAACGAACCATTAACCGGCCGGAAATTTGAATTTATGCTTTACCCGCTAAGCTTCAATGAAATGGTTCAGCATCATGGACTGCTTGAAGAAAAGCGTTTGCTTGAGCAGCGAATGATCTATGGCTATTACCCCGAAATTGTTTCCTCCGCCGGCAATGAGAAACGGTTGTTAAAGCTCCTGGCTAATAGTTATCTTTATAAAGACCTGCTGATGCTGGAGCAGATTAAAAAGCCATTACTACTTTCAAAGCTGCTGAAGGCCCTGGCATTACAATTAGGTAGCGAGGTAAGCTACCAGGAAATTGCGCAGCTGGTAGACAGCGACTATAAAACGGTTGACAAATACATTGATCTGCTGGAAAAAGCATTTGTCGTTTTCAGATTGCCGGCTCTCAGTAGAAATGTTCGCAATGAAATTAAAAAAGGGAAAAAGATTTACTTCTATGATTGTGGTATCCGCAACGCTGTACTTAACAATTTCAAATTATTAAATGAAAGAACAGATACAGGAGCTCTTTGGGAAAATTATATTATTTCTGAACGGATAAAATTCCTATCCAATCACGAAAGGGAAGCCGCACATTATTTTTGGCGCACTACCCAACAACAGGAGATCGACCTGGTAGAAGAAACGAACGAAGGCATGGCTGCCTATGAATTTAAATGGTCTAAAAATGCCCGGGCCCGTTTCTCCTCTACTTTCATCACCAACTACCCCGGCACCAGCAGTAAAGTCATTACGCCCGATAATATGGAAGATTTTTTACTCCCTTCATAA